The following proteins are encoded in a genomic region of alpha proteobacterium U9-1i:
- a CDS encoding sulfite reductase [NADPH] hemoprotein beta-component, with translation MYRYDAFDRRIVEERVAQFRDQTARYLAGALSADDFKPLRLQNGLYEQRHAPMLRVAIPYGMLSSAQLRVLAQIARRYDRGYGHWTTRQNIQFNWVKIEEVPDILALLATVEMHAIQTSGNCVRNVTTDHFAGIAPDEIVDPRPYSELMRQWSTLNPEFAHLPRKFKVAFNGALEDRAASSVHDLAFDLYRDDAGDVRLRVKVGGGQGRTPRLAVTIREDLPWQEMLTYTEAILRAYNRWGRRDNLYKARIKILVEALGPKVFAAEVEKDFVHLQNGPGRLTREEFDRVSGFFVDPAYDAAADADLSVQKASNRRFRRWLERNVGPHKQPGYAAVTLSFKRIGEAPGDTTADQLDAAAELAERYSFGEARVTHLQNLVLSDVAKRDLFALWLEADSLGLAEANIGLAADLIACPGGDFCALANARSIPVAESIQRVLAPFQDEIGDLAIKISGCINSCGHHHVGHIGVLGVDKHGEEWYQILVGGRSDNESALGTILGRSVSADEVAPLIERLIQVYLRERRAGERFIDTAGRLGADPFKAAAYPAPHTVAAE, from the coding sequence ATGTACCGTTACGACGCCTTTGATCGACGCATCGTCGAAGAACGAGTCGCGCAATTCCGCGACCAGACGGCGCGTTATCTGGCGGGCGCGTTGTCGGCTGACGATTTCAAGCCGCTACGTCTGCAGAACGGGCTTTATGAGCAACGCCACGCGCCGATGCTACGCGTCGCGATTCCGTACGGGATGCTGTCGTCCGCTCAGCTTCGCGTATTGGCGCAAATCGCGCGGCGGTACGATCGTGGTTACGGCCATTGGACGACTCGGCAGAACATCCAGTTTAACTGGGTGAAGATCGAGGAAGTGCCGGATATCCTAGCGCTGCTCGCAACCGTCGAGATGCACGCGATCCAGACCAGCGGAAATTGCGTGCGCAACGTCACGACGGACCATTTCGCGGGCATCGCACCGGATGAGATTGTCGATCCGCGTCCGTACTCGGAATTGATGCGGCAATGGTCGACGTTGAACCCAGAGTTCGCGCACCTGCCGCGCAAGTTCAAAGTGGCGTTTAACGGCGCGCTTGAAGATCGTGCGGCGTCGTCCGTGCACGATCTCGCGTTTGACCTTTACCGCGACGATGCGGGCGACGTGCGGCTCCGGGTGAAGGTCGGCGGTGGGCAAGGGCGCACACCGCGTTTGGCTGTGACAATCCGCGAAGACCTGCCCTGGCAAGAGATGCTCACCTACACCGAGGCGATCCTGCGCGCGTACAATCGTTGGGGGCGGCGGGACAATCTCTACAAGGCGCGGATCAAAATTTTAGTTGAGGCGCTCGGACCGAAAGTGTTCGCCGCCGAAGTGGAGAAGGACTTTGTGCATCTCCAAAATGGACCCGGTCGGTTGACGCGGGAAGAGTTCGACCGCGTGTCGGGCTTCTTTGTCGATCCAGCTTACGATGCTGCAGCGGACGCGGACCTTTCCGTGCAGAAGGCGAGCAACCGCCGCTTTCGCCGTTGGTTGGAGCGCAATGTCGGCCCGCACAAGCAGCCGGGTTACGCCGCGGTGACGTTGAGCTTCAAGCGCATTGGCGAAGCGCCGGGCGATACCACGGCCGACCAACTCGACGCGGCGGCCGAACTGGCGGAGCGTTATTCGTTCGGTGAAGCGCGCGTGACGCATTTGCAGAATTTGGTTCTGTCGGACGTCGCCAAGCGCGACCTGTTCGCGCTGTGGCTGGAAGCGGATTCGCTCGGGCTTGCGGAAGCGAACATTGGCCTGGCGGCCGACCTGATCGCTTGCCCCGGCGGGGATTTTTGCGCGCTGGCGAACGCGCGCTCGATCCCGGTGGCGGAGTCGATCCAGCGCGTGCTCGCGCCGTTTCAAGACGAGATCGGCGACCTTGCCATCAAGATTTCCGGCTGCATCAATTCGTGCGGCCACCACCACGTCGGGCACATCGGCGTGCTCGGCGTCGATAAGCATGGCGAGGAATGGTATCAAATACTGGTCGGCGGACGATCCGACAATGAAAGCGCGCTCGGTACGATCCTCGGCCGCTCTGTGTCCGCGGATGAAGTGGCGCCGCTGATCGAGCGCCTGATCCAGGTCTATCTGCGAGAGCGCCGCGCCGGCGAACGCTTCATCGACACGGCTGGCCGCTTGGGCGCCGATCCGTTCAAGGCCGCGGCCTATCCCGCCCCGCATACGGTGGCCGCGGAATGA
- a CDS encoding glycine cleavage system transcriptional activator GcvA → MDAPGSSSAERLPPLHALRAFEAAARNMSFSRAAEELGVSPAAVSQQIQQIEEYAGQPMFKRLTRRVELTDAGAAAMPLVTEAMSLFLEAARVMRLPLRGKRVSVSVAPSFASKWLVPRLERFNERHPDIEIWVLADMALTDFAIADIDIAIRYGAGGYPDVNAERLLSESVVAVCAPALVEKGLKRPSDLLGVALLHDESLDRDPSCPTWPMWLAARGIDGVDGKRGLRLNQSSLVIEAAAAGKGVALAKRQLAAADIAAGRLVAPFEGDEQPLNFAYWLIWRKGRTVSPGLKAFLDWLREEAGQGEVDAGAGI, encoded by the coding sequence ATGGATGCGCCGGGCTCTTCTTCCGCTGAGCGGCTGCCGCCCTTGCATGCGCTCCGCGCATTCGAGGCGGCTGCACGCAATATGAGCTTTTCGCGCGCGGCGGAGGAATTGGGCGTGTCGCCGGCGGCCGTGAGCCAGCAGATACAGCAGATCGAGGAATATGCCGGCCAGCCGATGTTCAAGAGGCTGACGCGCCGCGTGGAGCTGACCGACGCGGGCGCCGCGGCGATGCCGTTAGTGACGGAGGCGATGAGCCTGTTCCTGGAGGCGGCGCGGGTGATGCGGCTGCCGTTGCGGGGCAAGCGGGTTTCGGTGTCAGTGGCGCCGTCGTTCGCGTCGAAATGGCTGGTGCCGCGCTTGGAGCGTTTCAACGAGCGCCATCCTGATATCGAGATCTGGGTGCTGGCGGACATGGCCCTCACGGATTTCGCGATCGCCGATATCGATATCGCTATCCGCTATGGCGCCGGCGGCTATCCGGATGTGAACGCCGAGCGGCTGTTGTCGGAGTCGGTTGTTGCCGTGTGTGCGCCGGCCTTGGTCGAGAAGGGCCTAAAGCGGCCGAGTGATCTTCTGGGCGTCGCATTGCTGCACGATGAAAGCCTCGACCGCGATCCGTCGTGCCCGACCTGGCCGATGTGGCTCGCCGCGCGCGGGATCGACGGCGTCGATGGAAAGCGTGGCTTGCGGCTGAACCAATCGAGCCTCGTCATCGAAGCGGCCGCGGCAGGCAAAGGCGTGGCGCTGGCGAAGCGGCAATTGGCGGCTGCCGACATCGCCGCCGGTCGGCTCGTTGCGCCGTTCGAAGGCGACGAGCAGCCGCTGAATTTCGCCTACTGGCTGATCTGGCGGAAAGGCCGAACCGTGTCGCCGGGCCTGAAGGCGTTTCTCGATTGGCTGCGCGAGGAAGCCGGCCAAGGCGAGGTCGATGCCGGCGCCGGCATCTGA